The following proteins are co-located in the Gavia stellata isolate bGavSte3 chromosome 18, bGavSte3.hap2, whole genome shotgun sequence genome:
- the PDXDC1 gene encoding pyridoxal-dependent decarboxylase domain-containing protein 1 isoform X1: protein MDASLEKVVDPTLAEMGKNLNEAMKMLEDNQRKVEEENEKKYARKDIPGPLQGSGQDMVSILQLVQNLMHGEEEEETPQAYRVQNVGEQGHMALLGHSLAAYISVLDRERLRKLTTRILSDTTLWLCRLFRYENGSAYYHEDDREGLLKICRLVIHTRYEDYTIEGFNVLYTKQPVIYISSAARTGLGQALCSQLGLPLSCMCRVPCNTMFGSQHQMDVALLDRVIKDDVESGKLPLLLVANAGTPGAGHTDKLGRLKELCEQYNMWLHVEGVNLATLALGYVSSSVVAATKCDSMTLTLGSWLGLPAVPAVTLYRHEDPSLSLAAGLTSSQPVEKLRALPLWLSLQYLGHDGIVERIKHASQLSQRLLENLKNLDFIKTSVEDELSSPVVVFKFFREYSNRDQTSHAAQASTIPHPIISNERHIYDTFNQWLGEQLAQLVPASGVDVVELEDEGTCVRFSPLMTSAVLGTEIQDVDQLVDCLKMKIPVLTSTLQLREEFEQEVRRTVGLLYVEDLSWPGLGVVRYNCHSDGKNDDKQEKELEKINTELLKKLNELESDLTFSLGPEFGGQKNCVYIGMVTEDLDVSELVETIAATGREIEENSRLLENMTEVVRKGIQEAQLQLQKANEERLLEEGLLRQIPVVGSVLNWFSPFQASPKGRTFNLTAGSLESTESTYVSKAQGTGTTPPPTPTSSLAKQRLPGQKIFKRSLRSSDAFSESSSVSHCDDLEKMDQRPPALSPGHEQGPLETEKTVDQKEVAQATKTDAEDIQSDKSPHDCTQVEEQESQR, encoded by the exons ATGGACGCCTCTCTGGAGAAG gtgGTTGACCCTACTCTAgcagaaatgggaaagaatCTGAATGAAGCAATGAAGATGCTAGAAGACAATCAAAG AAaagtggaggaggaaaatgaaaagaagtatGCACGGAAGGATATTCCTGGACCACTCCAAGGCAG TGGCCAGGATATGGTGAGCATACTTCAGTTAGTTCAGAACCTAATGcatggagaggaggaagaggaaactCCACAGGCCTACCG AGTTCAAAACGTTGGTGAACAGGGTCACATGGCTCTACTGGGACATAGTTTGGCTGCTTATATATCAGTGCTGGACAGGGAAAGACTGAGAAAACTTACAACAAGGATCCTTTCTGATACTACTCTCTGGCTCTGCAGGCTTTTCAG GTATGAAAATGGATCAGCGTATTATCATGAAGATGATCGTGAAGGTCTCCTAAAAATCTGTCGACTTGTTATTCACACACGCTATGAAGATTATACAATAGAGGGATTTAATGTGCTATATACTAAGCAGCCTGTCATATACATTAGTTCTGCAGCTAGAACAGGCTTGGGCCAAGCTCTCTGCAGTCAG CTAGGATTACCCCTTTCTTGCATGTGCCGTGTGCCTTGTAACACTATGTTTGGATCTCAACACCAAATG GATGTTGCTTTGTTGGACAGAGTGATTAAAGATGATGTTGAGTCTGGAAAACTGCCTTTGTTGCTTGTGGCCAATGCTG GGACGCCAGGTGCTGGGCACACAGATAAACTTGGCCGACTGAAGGAACTTTGTGAGCAGTATAATATGTGGCTCCATGTAGAAGG tgtGAATTTGGCAACTTTGGCTTTGGGTTATGTCTCCTCTTCTGTAGTG GCTGCTACAAAATGTGACAGCATGACGCTTACTCTGGGTTCCTGGCTGGGTCTCCCAGCTGTACCTGCAGTGACACTCTACAGACATGAGGATCCATCTTTG tCTTTAGCAGCTGGGCTGACATCGAGTCAGCCTGTAGAGAAGCTCCGTGCCCTGCCACTGTGGCTCTCCTTGCAGTACCTGGGCCACGATGGGATTGTGGAGAGGATAAAGCATGCCTCACAACTA AGTCAAAGGTTGCTGGAAAACTTGAAAAACCTGGATTTCATTAAAACTTCG gttgaaGATGAACTGAGTTCACCAGTGGTGGTTTTCAAGTTCTTCCGGGAATATTCAAATAGAG ATCAAACCTCACATGCTGCACAGGCCTCAACTATTCCACACCCCATAATAAGCAACGAAAGACACATTTATGACACTTTCAATCAGTGG CTAGGAGAGCAGTTGGCACAGCTGGTTCCTGCCAGTGGAGTTGATGTGGTAGAACTGGAAGATGAAGGCACATGTGTGCGGTTTAGCCCGCTAATGACTTCTGCAG TTTTAGGAACTGAAATACAAGATGTTGATCAGTTAGTAGActgcttaaaaatgaagataCCAGTGTTGACAAGTACACTGCAACTGAGAGAGGAATTTGAGCAAGAAGTGAGAAGAACAGTAGGCCTGTTGTATGTTGAAGATCTTAGCTGGCCAGGATTAGGTGTTGTAAG ATACAACTGTCACAGTGATGGGAAGAATGAtgacaaacaggaaaaagaactagaaaaaatcaatacagaacttctgaaaaaattaaatgaactgGAGTCGGATCTCACTTTTTCTTTGG GTCCAGAATTTGGAGGGCAGAAGAACTGCGTTTATATTGGCATGGTAACTGAGGATCTGGACGTGTCCGAGTTAGTTGAAACTATTGCAGCAACAGGCAGAGAAATTGAAGAAAATTCAAGA CTGCTGGAAAACATGACTGAAGTTGTTAGAAAAGGGATACAGGAAGCACAACTTCagcttcagaaagcaaatgaagaacGACTTCTGGAAGAG GGACTACTACGACAAATACCTGTAGTAGGCTCTGTGCTGAACTGGTTTTCTCCATTCCAAGCCTCACCAAAGGGAAGAACATTTAATTTAACAGCAG GCTCTCTAGAATCCACAGAATCTACATACGTATCAAAAGCCCAAGGAACAGGCACTACTCCACCACCAACTCCTACTTCCAGCCTGGCAAAGCAAAGACTTCCTG GtcagaaaatttttaaaaggtctctGAGAAGTTCTGACGCATTCAGTGAGAGCAGTTCAGTCAGCCACTGTGATGACCTGGAGAAGATGGATCAGAGAcccccagctctgtcccccGGCCACGAGCAAGGACCTTTGGAGACTGAGAAAACAGTGGACCAGAAGGAGGTGGCACAGGCAACAAAGACAGATGCTGAGGACATTCAAAGTGACAAATCGCCACATGACTGCACACAGGTAGAGGAACAAGAAAGTCAAAGATAA
- the MPV17L gene encoding mpv17-like protein: MAGALLRGGVRRFPWLCNVLLYGGLFAAGDAAQQLWRRRRRGQPPDWSQTRRVALVALAFHGNFSYVWLRALERALPGRRPPAVLGKVLCDQLLGAPVAVLAFYTGMSILQRKEDIFSDCKKKFWNTYKTGLMYWPFVQLSNFILVPVYLRTAYTGLCGFVWATFICFSQQSGDGTAKSAFTWLQTEKVNADEESSEK; encoded by the exons ATGGCCGGGGCGCTGCTGCGCGGCGGGGTGCGCCGCTTCCCCTGGCTCTGCAACGTGCTGCTCTACGGCGGGCTCTTCGCGGCGGGCGACGCGGCCCAGCAGctgtggcggcggcggcggcgggggcagccgcCCGACTGGTCGCAGACGCGGCGCGTAGCGCTGGTGGCCCTCGCCTTCCACGGCAACTTCAGCTACGTCTGGCTGCGGGCGCTGGAGAGGGCGCtgcccggccgccgcccgcccgccgtCCTCGGCAAGGTGCTCTGCGACCAGCTCCTCGGCGCCCCCGTCGCCGTCCTCGCCTTCTACACGG GTATGAGCATCCTGCAGAGGAAAGAGGACATCTTTTCAgactgtaaaaagaaattttggaaTACATACAAG acgGGACTGATGTACTGGCCTTTTGTGCAG CTGTCAAACTTCATTTTGGTCCCTGTTTACCTGCGAACAGCTTACACTGGGCTCTGTGGCTTTGTCTGGGCTAccttcatttgcttttcccaaCAGAGTGGAGATGGCACAGCAAAGTCAGCATTTACGTGGCTCCAAACAGAGAAGGTCAATGCAGATGAAGAATCATCAGAGAAATAA
- the PDXDC1 gene encoding pyridoxal-dependent decarboxylase domain-containing protein 1 isoform X2, whose protein sequence is MDASLEKQVVDPTLAEMGKNLNEAMKMLEDNQRKVEEENEKKYARKDIPGPLQGSGQDMVSILQLVQNLMHGEEEEETPQAYRVQNVGEQGHMALLGHSLAAYISVLDRERLRKLTTRILSDTTLWLCRLFRYENGSAYYHEDDREGLLKICRLVIHTRYEDYTIEGFNVLYTKQPVIYISSAARTGLGQALCSQLGLPLSCMCRVPCNTMFGSQHQMDVALLDRVIKDDVESGKLPLLLVANAGTPGAGHTDKLGRLKELCEQYNMWLHVEGVNLATLALGYVSSSVVAATKCDSMTLTLGSWLGLPAVPAVTLYRHEDPSLSLAAGLTSSQPVEKLRALPLWLSLQYLGHDGIVERIKHASQLSQRLLENLKNLDFIKTSVEDELSSPVVVFKFFREYSNRDQTSHAAQASTIPHPIISNERHIYDTFNQWLGEQLAQLVPASGVDVVELEDEGTCVRFSPLMTSAVLGTEIQDVDQLVDCLKMKIPVLTSTLQLREEFEQEVRRTVGLLYVEDLSWPGLGVVRYNCHSDGKNDDKQEKELEKINTELLKKLNELESDLTFSLGPEFGGQKNCVYIGMVTEDLDVSELVETIAATGREIEENSRLLENMTEVVRKGIQEAQLQLQKANEERLLEEGLLRQIPVVGSVLNWFSPFQASPKGRTFNLTAGSLESTESTYVSKAQGTGTTPPPTPTSSLAKQRLPGQKIFKRSLRSSDAFSESSSVSHCDDLEKMDQRPPALSPGHEQGPLETEKTVDQKEVAQATKTDAEDIQSDKSPHDCTQVEEQESQR, encoded by the exons ATGGACGCCTCTCTGGAGAAG CAG gtgGTTGACCCTACTCTAgcagaaatgggaaagaatCTGAATGAAGCAATGAAGATGCTAGAAGACAATCAAAG AAaagtggaggaggaaaatgaaaagaagtatGCACGGAAGGATATTCCTGGACCACTCCAAGGCAG TGGCCAGGATATGGTGAGCATACTTCAGTTAGTTCAGAACCTAATGcatggagaggaggaagaggaaactCCACAGGCCTACCG AGTTCAAAACGTTGGTGAACAGGGTCACATGGCTCTACTGGGACATAGTTTGGCTGCTTATATATCAGTGCTGGACAGGGAAAGACTGAGAAAACTTACAACAAGGATCCTTTCTGATACTACTCTCTGGCTCTGCAGGCTTTTCAG GTATGAAAATGGATCAGCGTATTATCATGAAGATGATCGTGAAGGTCTCCTAAAAATCTGTCGACTTGTTATTCACACACGCTATGAAGATTATACAATAGAGGGATTTAATGTGCTATATACTAAGCAGCCTGTCATATACATTAGTTCTGCAGCTAGAACAGGCTTGGGCCAAGCTCTCTGCAGTCAG CTAGGATTACCCCTTTCTTGCATGTGCCGTGTGCCTTGTAACACTATGTTTGGATCTCAACACCAAATG GATGTTGCTTTGTTGGACAGAGTGATTAAAGATGATGTTGAGTCTGGAAAACTGCCTTTGTTGCTTGTGGCCAATGCTG GGACGCCAGGTGCTGGGCACACAGATAAACTTGGCCGACTGAAGGAACTTTGTGAGCAGTATAATATGTGGCTCCATGTAGAAGG tgtGAATTTGGCAACTTTGGCTTTGGGTTATGTCTCCTCTTCTGTAGTG GCTGCTACAAAATGTGACAGCATGACGCTTACTCTGGGTTCCTGGCTGGGTCTCCCAGCTGTACCTGCAGTGACACTCTACAGACATGAGGATCCATCTTTG tCTTTAGCAGCTGGGCTGACATCGAGTCAGCCTGTAGAGAAGCTCCGTGCCCTGCCACTGTGGCTCTCCTTGCAGTACCTGGGCCACGATGGGATTGTGGAGAGGATAAAGCATGCCTCACAACTA AGTCAAAGGTTGCTGGAAAACTTGAAAAACCTGGATTTCATTAAAACTTCG gttgaaGATGAACTGAGTTCACCAGTGGTGGTTTTCAAGTTCTTCCGGGAATATTCAAATAGAG ATCAAACCTCACATGCTGCACAGGCCTCAACTATTCCACACCCCATAATAAGCAACGAAAGACACATTTATGACACTTTCAATCAGTGG CTAGGAGAGCAGTTGGCACAGCTGGTTCCTGCCAGTGGAGTTGATGTGGTAGAACTGGAAGATGAAGGCACATGTGTGCGGTTTAGCCCGCTAATGACTTCTGCAG TTTTAGGAACTGAAATACAAGATGTTGATCAGTTAGTAGActgcttaaaaatgaagataCCAGTGTTGACAAGTACACTGCAACTGAGAGAGGAATTTGAGCAAGAAGTGAGAAGAACAGTAGGCCTGTTGTATGTTGAAGATCTTAGCTGGCCAGGATTAGGTGTTGTAAG ATACAACTGTCACAGTGATGGGAAGAATGAtgacaaacaggaaaaagaactagaaaaaatcaatacagaacttctgaaaaaattaaatgaactgGAGTCGGATCTCACTTTTTCTTTGG GTCCAGAATTTGGAGGGCAGAAGAACTGCGTTTATATTGGCATGGTAACTGAGGATCTGGACGTGTCCGAGTTAGTTGAAACTATTGCAGCAACAGGCAGAGAAATTGAAGAAAATTCAAGA CTGCTGGAAAACATGACTGAAGTTGTTAGAAAAGGGATACAGGAAGCACAACTTCagcttcagaaagcaaatgaagaacGACTTCTGGAAGAG GGACTACTACGACAAATACCTGTAGTAGGCTCTGTGCTGAACTGGTTTTCTCCATTCCAAGCCTCACCAAAGGGAAGAACATTTAATTTAACAGCAG GCTCTCTAGAATCCACAGAATCTACATACGTATCAAAAGCCCAAGGAACAGGCACTACTCCACCACCAACTCCTACTTCCAGCCTGGCAAAGCAAAGACTTCCTG GtcagaaaatttttaaaaggtctctGAGAAGTTCTGACGCATTCAGTGAGAGCAGTTCAGTCAGCCACTGTGATGACCTGGAGAAGATGGATCAGAGAcccccagctctgtcccccGGCCACGAGCAAGGACCTTTGGAGACTGAGAAAACAGTGGACCAGAAGGAGGTGGCACAGGCAACAAAGACAGATGCTGAGGACATTCAAAGTGACAAATCGCCACATGACTGCACACAGGTAGAGGAACAAGAAAGTCAAAGATAA